DNA from Candidatus Thermoplasmatota archaeon:
GAGAGCAGTGCCGTCGATTGATCGAACCACATGCAATGACTGTGGACTCTGTGCAGATGTCTGCGGAGGAGAACCGCTCGTAGTCGTCAACGGCCGTGTCGAGATTGACCCAGAGCCCGCACTCGGATGCTTCGGGTGCGGCCTGTGCATGATGATCTGCCCCACTAGAAGCATTGCCGTGAACGGACGCGATCTATCTCCAAAGGACATACTCGACCTCCCGCCAAAGAGCGGTCGCGCAACTGCCGATCAACTTGAGGCCCTGCTATTGCCAAGGAGGTCCATTAGACGATTCAAGGAGAAGGAGGTAGACCGCGCGGTCGTTGACAGGGTCATCCGGATCGCATCAACAGCACCGATGGGGATTCCGCCTTCGGAGGTTGGAATCCTGGTAGTGCACGGGCGCGACAAGGTCAAGGCGTTCTCTGCCGACGTCATGTCGACGGTCGAGAGGACCATGAAGATGGTGAATCCACTCACCATGGCCCTGTTCCGGCCGTTCACGAAGAAGGCTACTTATGACTCGTTCAAGGAGTTCGTCATCCCCATAGGCGACCTGATGGCGAAGGAGAAGGAATCCGGAGGGGACCCGCTGCTCTATGGAGCGTCCGTGGCCCTCCTGTTCCACAGCTCTCCATATGCTGATCCCGCAGACTGCTACATAGCTGCGACCTATGCAATGATAGCCGCTGAGTCGCTCGGACTTGGCACCTGCATGATCGGCATGGTGGCGCCTTTCCTCGGACGAAACAAGAAGCTGATGGCGAAGTATGGCATACCGAAGGATAACAAGCCGATCATCGTGCTCCTCATGGGATATCCTGGAACCAGCTTCAAGCACGGTGTCCGCAGAAGGTTCGCATCTGTATCGTACAACGGCGAGCCGCGGGCTGACTGAGCATCAGCCGGTCTCGCCCGGTCCAGCTCAGGTGAGAGTGATCTCCAGTGTAGTCCATGTCTCTCGTCTCGGGCCCGCATGGCATTGACCAGAATCATCGCCTCGATGTGATAGGTGGGCTCGCGCAGAGCAATTCTCCAGGTGCGTAGTTATACCTTTCTTCCAGACTTTCAGTTGATGAAATCTGCTCTCGAAGAAATGATCGGCGAGAAACGTTTGCTGGCAATAGGCCGGTATGCCCAATGACTGGCATGATAGCCAGCTCAGCCTCCTGCGTAGGCAGAGGCTTAGTTCTCCTTCGATACGACATTCATCGCGTACCAACCAACCATCATCATGATGATGAGGTCGCGGTCCAAGACGGCAGCGGGACCAAGGAGCACTTCGCCACCGGTCCTGCCCAAGTTGAGCCTGCCTGAGTAGCCGATTGAGCACACGGTCCCTCCGAGGTCGTCGACGAATATCCATCTGCTCTTCCAAACGCTCGTGGACTTGAACTTGTACTTCCTGCCGTTATCGAACTCGATCACGCCGCCGTCGGTGATGCTCAGTTTCAACCGCCCGATCTCCAGGTTGGATGCGGTATCCATGATCGGCACATGTCTTCGGATGAACCCGCGCCATCTGAATTCGAAGTCGCCATAGACGCATGATGCCAGGGCCCTCTCGGTAAACAGCCCCTTCCAGACGAGCGTGGCATAGGTCTCCGCGTCATCGCCAGTGAGCTCATGACTGCCCCTGAGCCAGCCAAACCTGAACCACTTAAGAGATGTCCCTTTCAGCTTCTTGATGTCTCTCATTGCAGGTCCATTTCCAGACCGCAATATCGGAATCCTCCTAGACAGAGCTTTCGCAGGCATTCCGGGGACATGTCAGAGTCGAGACCTCAGCGGGCGTGCTCGTGATCATGCTCCGGCTCGAAGTTCACTGGCCTAAGCCTTCCAAAAGCAGACGCCAAGACCTCTGATAGGGCGGGATGGATTATCTGCGACCGCGCAAGCGGGGCATAGGTCCCGTTCTCGGAGTTCATCAGGTTCACGACCTGCTGAACGAGAGTCGCCGCCTGAGGACCGACCACGGTCGCACCGAGGATCCTTCTCGTCGGATACTCCACGATGACCTTGGCGAAGCAGTCCTCGTCCCCGTACGCAAAGCCCATGGCGGAGTCGAAGTACCTGCTGACGCCCACCATGACCTTGGTGTTCGCCTTGGCCTCCTCCTCGGTCATGCCCACCTGGCCGACCTGCGGGTTGGTGAACACCGCGTGCGGGACCGCGTGCAGGTCGAGCGTGACCTTGTGCTCCCCGAACAGATTGTCCCGCACCACGGACGCCTCGTAGTTCGCCGTGTGCCTGTACATGTTCCTCCCGAGGGCGTCGCCAAGCGCGTAGATATTGGGCTTCGAGGTCTCAAGGTACTGGTTGGTCTGTATCCAGCCCTTGTCGTCTGTCTTGACGCCTGTCTTCTCGGGCTTGAGCCAGTCCGAGTTGGACCTTACGCCAGTAGCTACTAGCAGGTGCTGGCCTTCCACCACCCGCTCGCTCTTCTCAGCCGGATCCTTGATCGTCACTGCTATGTTGCTTCCCGCACCATCGACCTTGAGTATGTCGGTGCCCGTGTGCACCTCGGTATGCTGCGAGAGCCTCTTCTTCACGAGTGAACTGGTTTCCAGCTCTTCGTGCGGCAGAAGAACTGGATTGCGGCCGACAAGGACTACTCTGGTGCCGATCGCGGAGAAGAAGTGGGCGAACTCGCATCCTATGTACCCTCCTCCGAGGATTACCATGCTCTCCGGCTGCTCCTCGATGTCGAAAACGGTTCGGTACGTGTGGTACTTCATTCTGTCGAGGCCGGGGATCGGAGGCATCTGCGCTCTCGCACCAGAGGCGATGACTATCTTGGGCGCCTTGATCTGTTCGCTCCCGACCTGCATGGTGTAGTCCGAGACGAAGCTCCCGATGGTCTTGTAGAGGTCCACGTCCTTGACCTGCTTGACCCCCTCCTCCATCTCGTGCCGGCCGGTCAGGACGATGTCCCACATCCGCTTCTTGATCAGCGGATAGTCGACCTTGTCGAGCTTCATCGTCACGCCAATCTGCGCCGCCTGCTCAGCGTCGCGGATCACATCCGCCACATGTATCAGGACCTTGGAGGGGATGCAGCCTCTGTTGAGACAGGTCCCGCCAAGCGGGCCCTCCTCAACGAGCGCCACCTTCCAGCCGCGCTCGAGAGCCGGGTCCACGACGTTCATGCCAGCTCCTGTCCCGATGACGATCAGCCCGTACTCTTTCATATCGCGCCCGGCCCTGAGATAATTGTCTGTGGTCAAAAGGATTGACACGTATATTCGCTCAACGATTCGTGACAAAGCCTTAGTGCATGGAGCGCATGACCGTCGAGAAGATGACCATGGGGGACGGAACGCTACCGCTAGTCCATTCGTTCATCATAGACACCGAGCTGTCGCATTCCCAGCTCCTCGCGTACCCGAAGTTCATCAGGGAGCACATGGCCTTCGGCCAGCTGCCAGGCATCGCGATGGGGGAGCTCGAAGCCCTCGCCAGCGCTGGCGGACACTTCATGGAGTTCAAGTCGGGACCGCAGAGGGGCCAGTACCAGTGCCTGGTGAGGGTCTACCTCGAGAGACCGATCAAGGTAGAGGTCATGTCCTCGATGGGCAGAGACCAGGAGTTCGAGAAACAGCTGCAGAACGTGATCCTCATGGTGACCCAGTTCTTTGAGGAGGAGGCCAGGAAATCGACGCTGTATATGGCTTTCGTCCCAGGGAGCCCGAAGACCGCCGCCGTGAGGCAGAGGTCGTCGATCTTCAGAGCGATATTCTCCGGGAATATGATCAACCTGTTCATGCTCTCCATCCTGATAGGACTGGCCATATACGCGATCATGAGCAGCATCGGCCTGAGGCTCTACGCTCCTGTCGCGATGATCGCTCTCATGCTCTCGCTCGTGCTGTCCGCCGGGAGGCTAGTCGCGTTGCGGAGCCCTTGGAAGATCACAAGCAGCTCGCGCGAGGTGGTGCTCGTGCAGCACCAGGTCCCTGAGGGCATGCTCCAGCACTACGTCGGGGAGTACAGGGACAGGATCAAGATCGCCAAGGGGAGGGCGTACGAGCTGTATGCCGGTTGTCCGGGGACGGTCTGCGCGGAGAGCATGGCGGAGGTGTTCACCAACGCCGGACTCCCGGGGGACAAGAACGATTTCCTCGTCCGGAGGATAGACATCTACAGCATGGTCGAGCGAGTGGCTGAGAAGTTCGGACTGTCGGTCCCGACTATCGTAATCAGCCAAGATCCGAGGCCGAACGCCGCGGCGACGGGATTCACCAAGCGTCTGGGCACGATGATCATCACCATGGGGCTGCTGGTGCAGCTGGATGAGAAGGAGATAGAGCTCGTCGTCGGGCACGAGCTGAGCCATCTCAGGTCAGGGGACCCGATCGTGCTCTTCTCGCTGGTCGTTGCAGAGTACTTCGCAAGGGTCTACCTTTATTGGCAGTTCATTGCGGCCTTCTGGATCCCCTACCTGCTGTTCGTCTTCTGGGCCATATTCTTCTTTGGCAAGTTCCTTGAGAGCCGAGCGGACCTGGAGGCTGGACTCATACTCCGGAAGCCGAAGGTCATGGCAGAGTCATTGAAGAAGATCGGGTTCAGGAGGCTCGTGCTGGCAGAGCGGTTCCTGGAACCTGGCGGGAGCAGGCTCGGCGAGTGGCTCAGGTTCGACCCCCACCCGCCTCTGTACTTCCGGATACAGAGGCTCGAAGGCCTTGATTTGGACAACCCGCCGAAGCATCCGTTCTTGAGCTCCGTCAAGGCGGTGACATCAGGATTCCTGCATTCGCGCCACGCGCCATAGCCAATCGCCTAGAAGGAGTGTATCTTCTCGCACTTCTCGGTCCACTCGGAGAGCAGTGCCATGGAGCCCTGCTCGACGCCCTTGATCATGCCGTCGATACGCAGTCCTCTCGCCTTCATGCAGCTGCCGCAGGCTGCGACTCGACCGCCCTTCGCCAGGACCCTCCCGAGCATCTCGCTTATGTTGTAGTACCCTTGCGGGGTCTCCTGCCCGGGCAGGCCACAGTAGACGGCATCCGCCATCAGGAATACATCGACTTTGTTCTCTCTCGATTGCAGGGCTATCGACAGCCTCAGCGCGTTGTACGCCTTCTCCGTGCCATAGGGAGCGTCGTTTATCACAATGAGCACTTCCTGGACCATCATCTCCACCTTGCAGCTGGATGAACCGCTGCAAGGAATAAGCTTGCGGCGGGCGCCGGCACTGTTCGTCGAACCTTTGAATAGGCTCGAGGGCACTGAGCTCGCGGTGATAGCGTGGGAAAACTAGAACTTCCATTGCCCGAAATTGGGAATTCCCTGGAGTCGCATGCGAAGGAGATACAGGCTCGAATCAGGGAGCAGACGCCGAAGGATCTGAGGGACTCGATCGTCGTCAAGGCCTTCAAGAAGGGGAAGGAGACTGGTCTGGCGATAGAGTACGACGACCGGGCCGAGAACTTCGTTTACATGGCCATGGAGTATCCGAAGGGAGGAGGGAAGAAGGAGTCCGCTGTCCACCGTTAGGAACCTCGCACTCATTTCGGAAGCGGCCGTCCAGGCGAGCAACCGACGCAGAATCATTTCTTCTTGTGTATGGGACACGCGATCCCGAGCCTGCAGTACCGGCACTTCTCCTCTTTCACAGGAATGATGGCCTTCACCATGTGTCCGTACTTGCGCCTCGGCAGTCAGGTCCCCCGCACGGTGAGAGAGTTCGACTTAAATAAAACCAAGCTCGAGTCAGTGCACGCGCGGAAGGATCAGGTTGAACACGCATCCCTTTGTGTAGTCTCCCTGCACGATGTCCGAGACCCACATTTTCCCGTTGTAGCGCTCGACTATTCCCTTCGCGGCTGCCAGGCCGATGCCGAACCCTCCTGTGAGTTCCGACTTCGATGTCTTCGCCATCCTGAGCACCTCTCCCTTCAGGTTGTTCGGGATGGCCTTGTTCGGCTGCGCCACCCTGACCCACCAGGAGTCCACCTTCTGCTCCACTCTCTGCTCGGCGAACACCTCCAGCCTGGTCTTCTCCTTCCTGTCCGACATGGCAGCGCTGTAGAACAGGTTTATGAAGATGTCGTTGAGCAGGTCGTCCGCCAAGACCATCATTGCTCCGTCTGGAACGTTGATCGAGAATTCCAAATCCTTGCCATGGGCATGGCTCTGGATGTCCTTGACCGCGTAATCGATGGCCTTCCTCAGGTCCATGTTCCGCAGCTGCTTGGGCAAGGGCTCTCTCAACCTTGAGATCGTCCTGACCATCTCGACCAGGCGAATCATGCTCTCAACCTGGCGCGCGGTCCTCTCGACTGCGACCCCCATCTGTGGATCGAGATCCTTCGTCGCCCTCAGGGAGTCGAAATACGCGATGATGGGCGTCGTGTAGTTCGCGATGTCGTGCGTGAGCAGGTCCATGTGCAGCTCTATCTGGTCCCTCACTCTCTTGAGCTCCTTCAGGAGCCTGGCGTTCTCGAGCGCCACTGAGGCGTGGTTCGCGAACAGCGTGGCTATCTCGAGGTCCTCTTGCGTGAAGATGTCGGGCGGATATCGTATCAGCTCTATGACCCCGAGGACCTCCTTCTGGCCGATCACGGGAACGGCCAACATTCTCACACGCGCATTGGGGGTGTTTGGGATGCTCGCTGCTCTCGGGTCGGATTCGGTATCCCAGACTATCTCCGCCCTCCTCGACCGCGCGACATAGCCAGCGATACCCACATCCACGGGGAAGTCTCTGTCCGCCATGGTCTCGCTAGCGTACGGGCCCGTGGCATAAGCGGGGTTCGCCAATCTCCTCTCCCAATCGTACACGAAGAACGCGAACTCGTCGCAAGGGATGATCTCGGCCATGCTCGACCCGACGATCCTGTAAATCTCCTCGGATTCGATCTCCTGCTGTAGCTTCGCCGCGGTGTCAATCAGAAGCTTCTGAGCCTTCGTCCTGATGTTGAGCTGCTGGAACATCGCGGCGCTCTGGAGGACCCAGGACAGCTGTGTCCCGAGGTCCTCGGCGACTGCGACCTCTCCCTGGGTGAAGGAGATCTGCCTCGAGTTATCCCCCAGAACTAACAGGCCTACGACATCGTCCCCTTGGACCAACGGAATGGAGATCGTGTGCAGGAACGCGAGCCGGCCGATGACTTTCTTCTTCTTAGGGGAATCAGGAACGCCCTCTGTCAGGATGGTCCTCTTGTGCAGTATCGTGTCCGATGCAATCGGGAACGTGTCCAGGAAGATGGTCGAGTCCTTTATGAGCGTCAGGCCCTTCGCCGAGCATGCCTGGCAGGTAAGCTCTTTTGAGACAGGGTTGTACTTGAAGAGAGACACGAAGTCCACTTCGAAGTAATCCATGGCGTTCCTGCAGAACCGTGCGAGCCCCTGGTCAAGCGTGGATTGCCCCTCGGGAAAGCCCGGCAGGCACCGCGACAAGGAAGCTCGCATCTCCCCGTACGCCTCGTGGAGCAAGACCGTGCCTTCGATAGACCTGTCTATCATCGCGTCGAGTGCGAGTTTCGCAGTGATCCTCTGAATATCCGGAAGGTCGTGCTCGACCACATAGAGACACACATCCCGCAGAAGATTCTGCTTCTTCACGAGCGAGCTGAGAGCCATCATCCGCGATTGCTCCGTCCTGATCGCGCTCTTGAGCAGTTCGTGGGCCTTTTTGTTGTTCGGGTCCGTGGACCTATCCACGAGCGCATCGAAGAAGTATCGCAGACGATCGACCCTGATCTCCTCGGAGTCGCCGAAGTCCGCACCTCTGATATAAGCGGACTTCGCGGTGCTGGCGGCCCAGCTCTCCACAATCCTTCCTGAATTTGCCCTGAGAACGGCGAAGATCGCCTTGTAGTCGTTAGATGAACTGGGCGTAAGTGTGCGTGCCATTGGTTTGCGATTCTCCTCCAGCTCAGCTAGTTGGGGGGTGTACTGATATGATAGACGTCCGAGAATAAATCGCTTTTCCAATGGAAATGATGCGATGTGTGCATCATAGCAAACAACGTTATCCATACTGGCTCGTAGAAACCCAATGGAAAGTTCGGCTTTAGGTCGAATATGCTTATATCCGCGCTACAGATTGCAGCGTTACGGAGTAGATTCGGGATGTCGTCACAGCACGCTCAGGTCAAAAC
Protein-coding regions in this window:
- a CDS encoding DsrE family protein, whose translation is MVQEVLIVINDAPYGTEKAYNALRLSIALQSRENKVDVFLMADAVYCGLPGQETPQGYYNISEMLGRVLAKGGRVAACGSCMKARGLRIDGMIKGVEQGSMALLSEWTEKCEKIHSF
- a CDS encoding nitroreductase family protein — translated: MAKKQTGYFKRAVPSIDRTTCNDCGLCADVCGGEPLVVVNGRVEIDPEPALGCFGCGLCMMICPTRSIAVNGRDLSPKDILDLPPKSGRATADQLEALLLPRRSIRRFKEKEVDRAVVDRVIRIASTAPMGIPPSEVGILVVHGRDKVKAFSADVMSTVERTMKMVNPLTMALFRPFTKKATYDSFKEFVIPIGDLMAKEKESGGDPLLYGASVALLFHSSPYADPADCYIAATYAMIAAESLGLGTCMIGMVAPFLGRNKKLMAKYGIPKDNKPIIVLLMGYPGTSFKHGVRRRFASVSYNGEPRAD
- a CDS encoding dihydrolipoyl dehydrogenase — protein: MKEYGLIVIGTGAGMNVVDPALERGWKVALVEEGPLGGTCLNRGCIPSKVLIHVADVIRDAEQAAQIGVTMKLDKVDYPLIKKRMWDIVLTGRHEMEEGVKQVKDVDLYKTIGSFVSDYTMQVGSEQIKAPKIVIASGARAQMPPIPGLDRMKYHTYRTVFDIEEQPESMVILGGGYIGCEFAHFFSAIGTRVVLVGRNPVLLPHEELETSSLVKKRLSQHTEVHTGTDILKVDGAGSNIAVTIKDPAEKSERVVEGQHLLVATGVRSNSDWLKPEKTGVKTDDKGWIQTNQYLETSKPNIYALGDALGRNMYRHTANYEASVVRDNLFGEHKVTLDLHAVPHAVFTNPQVGQVGMTEEEAKANTKVMVGVSRYFDSAMGFAYGDEDCFAKVIVEYPTRRILGATVVGPQAATLVQQVVNLMNSENGTYAPLARSQIIHPALSEVLASAFGRLRPVNFEPEHDHEHAR
- a CDS encoding M48 family metalloprotease, translated to MTVEKMTMGDGTLPLVHSFIIDTELSHSQLLAYPKFIREHMAFGQLPGIAMGELEALASAGGHFMEFKSGPQRGQYQCLVRVYLERPIKVEVMSSMGRDQEFEKQLQNVILMVTQFFEEEARKSTLYMAFVPGSPKTAAVRQRSSIFRAIFSGNMINLFMLSILIGLAIYAIMSSIGLRLYAPVAMIALMLSLVLSAGRLVALRSPWKITSSSREVVLVQHQVPEGMLQHYVGEYRDRIKIAKGRAYELYAGCPGTVCAESMAEVFTNAGLPGDKNDFLVRRIDIYSMVERVAEKFGLSVPTIVISQDPRPNAAATGFTKRLGTMIITMGLLVQLDEKEIELVVGHELSHLRSGDPIVLFSLVVAEYFARVYLYWQFIAAFWIPYLLFVFWAIFFFGKFLESRADLEAGLILRKPKVMAESLKKIGFRRLVLAERFLEPGGSRLGEWLRFDPHPPLYFRIQRLEGLDLDNPPKHPFLSSVKAVTSGFLHSRHAP
- a CDS encoding GAF domain-containing sensor histidine kinase, with amino-acid sequence MARTLTPSSSNDYKAIFAVLRANSGRIVESWAASTAKSAYIRGADFGDSEEIRVDRLRYFFDALVDRSTDPNNKKAHELLKSAIRTEQSRMMALSSLVKKQNLLRDVCLYVVEHDLPDIQRITAKLALDAMIDRSIEGTVLLHEAYGEMRASLSRCLPGFPEGQSTLDQGLARFCRNAMDYFEVDFVSLFKYNPVSKELTCQACSAKGLTLIKDSTIFLDTFPIASDTILHKRTILTEGVPDSPKKKKVIGRLAFLHTISIPLVQGDDVVGLLVLGDNSRQISFTQGEVAVAEDLGTQLSWVLQSAAMFQQLNIRTKAQKLLIDTAAKLQQEIESEEIYRIVGSSMAEIIPCDEFAFFVYDWERRLANPAYATGPYASETMADRDFPVDVGIAGYVARSRRAEIVWDTESDPRAASIPNTPNARVRMLAVPVIGQKEVLGVIELIRYPPDIFTQEDLEIATLFANHASVALENARLLKELKRVRDQIELHMDLLTHDIANYTTPIIAYFDSLRATKDLDPQMGVAVERTARQVESMIRLVEMVRTISRLREPLPKQLRNMDLRKAIDYAVKDIQSHAHGKDLEFSINVPDGAMMVLADDLLNDIFINLFYSAAMSDRKEKTRLEVFAEQRVEQKVDSWWVRVAQPNKAIPNNLKGEVLRMAKTSKSELTGGFGIGLAAAKGIVERYNGKMWVSDIVQGDYTKGCVFNLILPRVH